One genomic region from Leptospira tipperaryensis encodes:
- a CDS encoding chemotaxis protein CheW produces the protein MSSEIDHQYILFSLGDEEYAIPISLVDEIIKIDNLIRIPKAKAYFAGIMDIRGKVVKMVDLAVKLTVPREGDLSYDRAIVVKVGGHSVGIIVDKVSNVVLFPPESINPPPPSVKGISGRYITGIGKKDDRFIIIIDVEKILGAEELAELGSNVG, from the coding sequence ATGTCATCCGAAATCGACCACCAGTACATTTTATTCAGTTTGGGGGACGAGGAATACGCGATTCCCATTTCCTTGGTAGACGAGATCATCAAGATCGATAATTTAATCCGAATTCCCAAAGCGAAGGCTTACTTTGCCGGTATCATGGACATTCGAGGAAAGGTCGTAAAGATGGTGGATCTCGCGGTAAAACTTACCGTGCCGAGAGAAGGGGATCTTTCTTACGATCGAGCCATCGTGGTCAAGGTCGGAGGTCATTCTGTCGGAATTATCGTAGACAAGGTGTCTAACGTGGTTCTTTTTCCGCCGGAATCCATCAACCCTCCGCCTCCTTCCGTAAAAGGAATTTCAGGACGTTATATCACCGGAATCGGCAAAAAGGACGATCGATTTATCATCATCATCGACGTGGAAAAGATATTGGGAGCGGAAGAATTGGCCGAACTAGGAAGCAATGTCGGATGA
- the hfq gene encoding RNA chaperone Hfq — protein sequence MSAKNNIQDQLLNTARKDKLDLTIYLLNGVPLKGKVVSFDNFTIVLEQENKQSLVYKHAISTIIPAKIIKLYTEETKDAAQG from the coding sequence ATGTCTGCTAAAAACAACATACAAGACCAACTCTTAAACACTGCCCGGAAGGATAAATTGGATCTTACCATTTATCTATTAAACGGGGTTCCCTTGAAAGGTAAGGTAGTCAGCTTTGATAATTTTACGATCGTTTTGGAGCAGGAAAATAAACAGAGTCTTGTTTATAAACACGCGATCTCGACGATCATTCCCGCAAAGATCATCAAGCTTTATACTGAGGAAACCAAAGACGCAGCACAAGGATAA
- a CDS encoding S41 family peptidase, whose amino-acid sequence MKKGSAALSLLLSTLLTIFILYCEPTSGKSPVKADFTLKDFDNVVNTVSRYYIDKNIDKNRAYREAAIYALLSLPHSIYLYPESYFKEREKYEEKDETFPGKTFKISTDDSFVLFDPDYAEVEKIRDRKLKEDANKTKVSDDEVKKLVEREKVRKNVLSAKWEQTGFSKKDFDRILSFIETNIDKYKDSPLKDPFGEAEEKSKEPFTMNDVLLAAANGYLSSLDPHSNVFLRSAWEESMAKIQDGSFEGIGAILSGGGNREVVVENPLEGRPAVNAGIRSGDVILAVDGKSIKGILLDKVVEKIKGKKGSKVALTIQRKGVPGTLNIEVVRDTIEIKNLSSKLIEGHEHIGYIKLTGFVKSEDGPSVDRELMDKYRELEKEAQTKGTKLKAVILDLRSNAGGYLDLAIDIADMFIEKGLIVSTKSPNRSPEDAYAKNKDITNLPLAVLINAKSASASEIVASAIKHHGRGLILGERTFGKATVQKLMPLGNDYLIKLTQARYYSPSGNTIQVVGVKPDIDISSEEDGSFPFRFREENMWNHLSELPASTEERSAFDVKKLDSWVQKNGKAASFIAEHKNDPIKPDYQLIRSLDYIEALINTQKKK is encoded by the coding sequence TTGAAAAAAGGATCTGCCGCGCTTTCGTTATTACTTTCCACTCTTTTGACCATATTTATCCTGTACTGCGAGCCTACATCCGGCAAGTCCCCGGTCAAGGCAGACTTTACCCTCAAAGACTTTGATAACGTGGTGAACACCGTATCTCGGTATTACATCGATAAGAATATCGATAAAAACCGAGCCTATCGAGAGGCCGCGATCTACGCCCTCTTATCGCTTCCTCATTCCATCTATCTCTATCCGGAAAGTTATTTCAAGGAAAGAGAGAAATATGAAGAAAAGGACGAAACTTTTCCGGGGAAAACTTTCAAAATTTCCACCGATGATTCTTTCGTTCTCTTTGATCCGGACTACGCGGAAGTAGAAAAGATCAGAGATCGTAAACTCAAAGAAGACGCAAACAAAACCAAGGTCAGCGACGACGAAGTCAAAAAACTCGTGGAAAGAGAAAAGGTTCGTAAGAACGTCCTTTCCGCAAAATGGGAACAAACCGGTTTTAGCAAAAAAGACTTTGATCGAATTCTCTCCTTTATCGAAACCAATATCGACAAATACAAGGACTCTCCTCTCAAAGATCCGTTTGGAGAAGCCGAAGAAAAATCAAAAGAACCGTTTACGATGAACGACGTCCTTCTCGCCGCGGCGAACGGATATCTTTCCTCTCTCGATCCACACAGTAACGTCTTCCTTCGTTCCGCTTGGGAAGAATCCATGGCAAAAATTCAAGACGGAAGTTTTGAAGGAATCGGAGCCATTCTTTCCGGTGGAGGAAACAGAGAAGTTGTGGTGGAGAATCCTCTCGAAGGAAGACCCGCCGTCAACGCAGGAATTCGCTCCGGGGACGTGATCCTCGCTGTGGACGGAAAATCGATCAAAGGAATTCTTCTGGATAAGGTCGTAGAAAAGATCAAAGGAAAAAAAGGTTCCAAGGTCGCGCTCACGATTCAGAGAAAAGGAGTTCCCGGAACTCTGAACATCGAAGTCGTACGAGACACGATTGAAATCAAAAATTTAAGCAGCAAACTCATAGAAGGCCACGAGCATATCGGTTATATCAAACTCACCGGTTTCGTAAAATCGGAAGACGGTCCATCGGTGGATCGAGAGTTGATGGATAAATACAGAGAACTCGAAAAGGAAGCACAGACCAAAGGAACCAAACTCAAGGCTGTAATCCTGGATCTTCGAAGCAACGCCGGCGGTTATTTGGATCTCGCGATCGACATCGCCGATATGTTTATCGAAAAGGGTTTGATCGTTTCCACAAAAAGCCCGAACAGAAGTCCCGAAGACGCGTATGCAAAGAATAAGGACATCACCAATTTACCGTTAGCCGTTCTGATCAACGCGAAGTCGGCTTCCGCTTCGGAGATCGTTGCGAGCGCGATCAAACACCACGGAAGAGGATTGATCTTAGGAGAAAGAACTTTCGGTAAGGCTACCGTTCAAAAACTGATGCCTCTCGGAAACGACTATCTGATCAAACTTACTCAGGCGCGTTACTATTCTCCATCCGGAAACACGATCCAAGTAGTGGGTGTAAAACCGGATATCGACATTTCTTCCGAAGAAGACGGATCGTTCCCGTTCCGATTTAGAGAAGAAAATATGTGGAATCACCTTTCCGAACTTCCGGCCTCGACCGAAGAAAGAAGCGCGTTTGACGTGAAAAAGTTGGATTCTTGGGTTCAGAAGAATGGAAAGGCGGCGTCGTTTATCGCAGAACATAAAAACGACCCGATCAAACCGGACTATCAACTCATTCGTTCTTTGGATTATATTGAAGCGCTGATCAACACACAAAAAAAGAAATAG
- the miaA gene encoding tRNA (adenosine(37)-N6)-dimethylallyltransferase MiaA, whose protein sequence is MSHPILILAAPTGAGKTSLITELDPERFEILSFDSRQIYREMPIGTAAPTKEQQSIIRHHLVEVLFPSEKVDAGLYNRLADEALRSVLNQNKIPVFTAGTGFYLKAFLFGMFAVPEISEDVRNKVLAMSPEQKRNRLQELDPDSLEKIFPGDDYRLGRALEVNLMGERWSALKIDLQTSAIQKYNLNIRLGVFLDLDRKELYDRINLRAKEMIDQGMAEEAWKIQEFYGADCPGLKSLGYNFALENKKGNSNLETFLADLSQSHRNYAKRQITWFRKETYLKPMGRTEALETIKHIK, encoded by the coding sequence TTGTCTCATCCGATTCTCATTCTGGCCGCTCCCACGGGAGCGGGCAAAACTTCTCTCATCACGGAACTCGATCCGGAAAGGTTCGAAATTCTTTCCTTTGATTCCAGACAAATTTACCGCGAGATGCCGATCGGCACCGCGGCTCCTACAAAAGAACAACAATCTATAATTCGCCACCATCTCGTCGAAGTCCTTTTTCCTTCCGAGAAAGTCGACGCCGGTCTTTACAATCGTCTCGCCGACGAAGCCTTACGCTCGGTCTTAAATCAAAACAAAATTCCGGTCTTTACGGCGGGAACCGGATTCTATCTAAAGGCATTTTTATTTGGAATGTTTGCGGTTCCTGAAATTTCGGAAGACGTGAGAAACAAAGTCCTCGCGATGAGTCCGGAACAAAAGAGAAATCGTCTGCAAGAATTGGATCCGGATTCTTTGGAAAAAATATTTCCCGGAGATGATTACAGATTGGGTCGGGCTCTTGAGGTCAATTTGATGGGAGAACGTTGGTCCGCATTAAAAATCGATCTCCAAACTTCGGCGATTCAAAAATACAATTTGAACATTCGTTTGGGCGTATTTCTCGACTTGGATCGGAAAGAACTTTATGATCGGATCAACCTCCGCGCCAAAGAAATGATCGATCAAGGAATGGCCGAAGAGGCTTGGAAGATTCAAGAATTCTATGGCGCAGATTGTCCGGGACTCAAATCCCTAGGCTATAATTTTGCACTTGAAAATAAAAAAGGAAACTCCAATCTAGAGACATTCCTTGCGGATTTAAGCCAATCGCATAGGAATTATGCCAAACGACAGATCACCTGGTTTCGAAAGGAAACGTATCTCAAACCAATGGGTCGGACTGAGGCGCTGGAAACAATAAAACATATAAAGTAA
- a CDS encoding TIGR02300 family protein: protein MATSKKTTSKKTVSAAAKKKAPAKKAAPKKASASTKKKEEIIKKALSSPASKAAGTKKASGSKGVALNPLGKKWTCHTCSTKFYDLNKEEKICPKCGADQNKRPVTRTRTVRPRVVEEEEIIDDDAIAEDEDLEFVEEPLEEALEEEEETEEAEE from the coding sequence ATGGCAACCAGTAAGAAGACTACTTCCAAAAAAACTGTCTCGGCCGCGGCTAAAAAAAAGGCACCGGCCAAGAAAGCCGCGCCCAAAAAAGCTTCTGCTTCGACAAAGAAGAAAGAAGAAATTATCAAAAAGGCTCTTTCGAGTCCGGCATCCAAAGCCGCGGGAACTAAAAAGGCTTCGGGGTCCAAGGGCGTAGCTCTCAATCCCCTTGGAAAAAAATGGACCTGCCATACTTGTTCCACGAAATTTTACGATCTCAATAAAGAAGAAAAGATCTGTCCTAAGTGCGGGGCGGATCAAAACAAACGTCCGGTAACCCGTACTCGAACTGTTCGTCCGAGAGTGGTAGAAGAGGAAGAAATCATCGACGACGACGCAATCGCCGAAGACGAGGATTTGGAATTCGTCGAAGAACCTCTCGAAGAGGCTTTGGAAGAAGAGGAAGAAACGGAAGAAGCCGAAGAGTAA
- a CDS encoding pyridoxine 5'-phosphate synthase — protein MKTKLSVNINKVATLRNSRGGNIPNLIHFAELVLLAGAEGITVHPREDERHIRKDDVFELKEFISSYNQKNKTSIEYNIEGEPSSRFIELVLAAKPDQATLVPVTPGEITSDHGFDFQKDLDTIQEYSKILKKEKIRTALFVETDLENLKLASLSGADRVEFYTGPFAEAFDRSPEEGKKSFETLYVPAAKEILSQKMGINAGHDLDQHNLSVFSKLPDLLEVSIGHRLMSYALEVGIEKSVKEYLRALL, from the coding sequence TTGAAAACAAAGCTGAGCGTAAACATCAATAAGGTCGCCACTCTGCGAAATTCGAGAGGCGGAAATATTCCCAATCTCATCCACTTTGCGGAATTGGTTCTTCTGGCTGGCGCGGAAGGAATCACGGTCCATCCCAGGGAAGACGAAAGACATATCCGAAAAGACGACGTCTTTGAACTCAAAGAATTTATTTCGTCCTACAATCAGAAAAACAAAACATCGATCGAATACAATATCGAAGGAGAACCTTCTTCCCGTTTTATCGAATTGGTCCTCGCGGCAAAACCGGATCAGGCAACCCTAGTCCCCGTGACTCCGGGAGAAATCACATCCGATCACGGATTTGATTTTCAAAAAGACTTGGATACAATTCAAGAATATTCTAAAATTCTAAAAAAGGAAAAAATCCGCACCGCCCTCTTTGTGGAAACCGATCTGGAGAATCTTAAACTCGCCTCTCTTTCCGGAGCCGACCGCGTGGAATTTTACACCGGTCCTTTTGCGGAAGCCTTCGATCGTTCTCCGGAAGAAGGAAAAAAATCCTTTGAAACGTTGTATGTCCCCGCGGCAAAAGAAATTCTTTCCCAAAAGATGGGAATCAACGCGGGCCACGATTTAGATCAGCACAATCTTTCCGTCTTTTCAAAACTTCCCGATCTTTTGGAAGTCTCCATCGGTCATCGTTTGATGTCTTATGCTCTGGAAGTCGGAATCGAAAAGAGCGTCAAGGAATATCTTCGAGCTCTTTTGTGA
- the nadB gene encoding L-aspartate oxidase, protein MPRIKTDFLVLGSGITGLFSALKLAPFGSVIIVTKKSDYESNTNYAQGGIASVFAEGDKLSDHVADTLEAGAWLCDPAAVQVLVEEGPPLVKELLNYGVPFNLEASGKFDLSREGGHGKNRIVHAHDRTGREIEKTLLKVVKSNPNIQILEYHTLVDLITPHHLKQKGLVCYGAYVLSNQSGEVFPILAKETILATGGAGQVYSHTTNPKIATGDGVASAYRAGALIKNMEFYQFHPTALYHEDGDSFLISEAVRGKGGILLSLDKEPFMKRYHPMADLAPRDVVARAIDSEMKKRGEEHVWLDITHLPSTQIRESFPSIYEKCKELGIDITTDLIPVVPVAHFLCGGVASDLEGRTTISNLSTAGETACTGVHGGNRLASNSLLECLVFSNRIAERIRKQKPEFTSAHDQIPSWNKEGMVNTEEWVLISHDLNEIKSTMSNYVGIVRSNLRLERAKRRMDLIYEEVKDYYNRTVITNPLIELRNLVIVAELIIRSALSRKESRGLHFSTDYPENRNPSRVDTEIRNDKVPL, encoded by the coding sequence ATGCCCCGTATCAAAACGGACTTTTTAGTCTTAGGGAGCGGAATCACGGGCCTTTTTTCGGCCTTGAAACTCGCTCCCTTCGGCTCCGTCATCATCGTAACCAAAAAATCGGACTACGAATCCAACACAAACTACGCGCAGGGCGGAATCGCTTCCGTCTTTGCGGAAGGTGATAAACTTTCAGACCACGTTGCGGACACTCTGGAAGCGGGAGCCTGGCTCTGCGATCCGGCGGCGGTTCAAGTCCTCGTAGAAGAAGGCCCTCCTCTCGTCAAAGAACTCTTAAACTACGGGGTCCCATTCAACCTGGAAGCTTCCGGAAAGTTCGACCTTTCCCGAGAAGGTGGTCACGGTAAAAATCGAATCGTACACGCACACGATAGAACGGGCAGGGAAATCGAAAAAACCCTTCTGAAAGTAGTTAAATCAAATCCGAATATTCAAATTTTAGAATATCATACTCTCGTAGATCTCATCACTCCCCACCATTTAAAACAAAAGGGACTCGTGTGTTACGGCGCGTATGTTCTTTCCAACCAAAGCGGGGAAGTATTTCCGATCCTGGCGAAAGAAACGATTCTTGCAACCGGAGGCGCCGGGCAGGTCTACTCGCATACGACCAATCCCAAAATCGCAACCGGAGACGGGGTCGCTTCCGCTTACAGAGCCGGAGCGCTCATTAAGAATATGGAATTCTATCAGTTCCATCCAACGGCCCTCTATCACGAAGACGGAGATTCTTTTTTGATTTCGGAAGCCGTTCGAGGAAAGGGCGGAATTCTACTTTCGTTGGATAAAGAACCGTTTATGAAACGTTATCATCCGATGGCGGATCTGGCGCCAAGAGACGTAGTCGCGCGCGCGATCGACTCTGAGATGAAAAAACGAGGAGAAGAACACGTCTGGTTGGACATCACTCATCTTCCCTCTACGCAGATCCGAGAATCCTTTCCTTCGATTTATGAAAAGTGTAAGGAACTCGGAATCGATATCACCACCGATCTGATCCCAGTCGTCCCCGTGGCTCACTTTCTTTGTGGAGGAGTCGCTTCGGATTTGGAAGGAAGAACAACGATCTCCAATCTTTCCACTGCGGGAGAGACCGCTTGTACGGGAGTTCACGGAGGAAACCGCCTCGCTTCCAACAGCCTTTTAGAATGTCTCGTATTCTCCAATCGAATCGCCGAAAGAATCCGAAAACAAAAACCGGAGTTCACATCCGCTCACGATCAAATTCCTTCTTGGAACAAAGAAGGAATGGTCAACACGGAAGAATGGGTTTTAATCTCACACGACTTAAACGAAATCAAAAGTACGATGAGTAACTACGTGGGAATCGTTCGTTCCAATCTGCGACTGGAAAGAGCCAAGAGAAGAATGGACTTGATCTACGAAGAAGTAAAAGACTACTACAACCGAACCGTGATCACAAATCCTTTGATCGAACTTAGAAACTTGGTGATCGTGGCGGAACTCATCATCCGTTCTGCGCTTTCGAGAAAGGAAAGTCGAGGTTTGCACTTTTCGACGGATTATCCGGAAAATCGAAATCCGTCTCGAGTGGATACTGAAATTCGTAACGATAAGGTGCCTTTGTAA
- a CDS encoding mannose-1-phosphate guanylyltransferase: MKQDKPVVLIMAGGKGERFWPRSRVSTPKQLQKVYSNKTLLKETLERALTITTIDRIYIGTNASLKKSILAQEKNFPEKNFIIEPEGKNTAPIIALASLYFKEQYGDPIQVVLSADAWINPVKEFTKTISKALEQAENHLVLLGIKPNRPEIGYGYIEAGKSTDGCFAVKSFYEKPDVKTALKYIKRKNFYWNPGIFLWKTSTILEEFKAHSPKILGPLEERFPFKKAGELGAAFKILPSDPVDIAIMEKSSRISMVEASFGWDDVGSWTSLERVMPGDSSENRHMGNAILFHKSSGNITQTKKEFTALLGVQDLIVVEEEDVLFISTKTGVGDIKNLVAELRKNKTLQKYTE, translated from the coding sequence ATGAAACAGGACAAACCCGTAGTATTGATTATGGCCGGAGGCAAAGGAGAGCGTTTTTGGCCGCGTTCCCGAGTTTCCACACCGAAACAATTACAGAAAGTTTATTCCAACAAAACTCTTCTCAAGGAAACCTTGGAAAGAGCACTCACGATCACTACGATCGATCGTATTTACATCGGAACCAACGCTAGTCTCAAAAAATCCATCCTTGCTCAGGAGAAAAATTTTCCTGAAAAGAATTTTATCATCGAACCCGAAGGCAAAAACACCGCTCCCATCATCGCACTCGCGTCTCTTTATTTCAAAGAACAATACGGAGACCCGATTCAGGTCGTCCTGTCCGCGGACGCATGGATCAATCCTGTAAAAGAATTTACAAAGACGATCTCCAAAGCCCTCGAACAGGCGGAGAATCATCTGGTTCTTCTCGGAATCAAACCGAATCGTCCCGAGATAGGATACGGTTATATCGAAGCCGGAAAATCGACTGACGGTTGTTTTGCGGTAAAATCCTTTTACGAAAAGCCGGACGTCAAAACCGCGCTCAAGTATATCAAAAGGAAGAATTTTTATTGGAACCCGGGAATCTTTCTCTGGAAGACTTCCACTATATTAGAAGAATTTAAAGCACATTCTCCGAAAATTCTCGGACCTCTCGAAGAAAGATTTCCGTTTAAAAAGGCGGGCGAGTTGGGCGCGGCGTTCAAAATTCTTCCTTCCGATCCGGTCGATATCGCGATCATGGAAAAGAGTTCCCGCATTTCCATGGTGGAAGCGAGTTTTGGTTGGGACGACGTGGGCTCCTGGACTTCTCTGGAAAGAGTGATGCCTGGAGATTCTTCCGAAAACAGACACATGGGGAATGCGATTCTATTTCATAAGTCTTCCGGAAACATCACTCAAACTAAAAAAGAATTCACCGCACTTCTCGGAGTTCAAGATCTGATCGTGGTCGAAGAGGAAGACGTTCTCTTTATCAGTACCAAAACGGGAGTAGGCGACATCAAAAACCTCGTCGCGGAACTCCGTAAAAATAAAACTTTACAAAAGTACACAGAATAG